The genomic DNA GACTGGCTTCAGGGCTGACAATAAGCTTCATCATTATCTTATGTCGTACCCCTTCATGCAAAAAGCATTAGTAACGACACAATAACTCAAGGCAGCCTAGCGCATATACAGGACACTCTAGCCGCTCCGGAAAGAGCAAAGGACGTTATCTATATGGCACAAAGCGTAAAAGAAAAAATCAGATGTTGTAACTGCAACAAGCACCGTATTGCTGCCGGCTATTGCCTTTGCCGCACCTGCTATAAAAAATTCGTCAATGGTGAAATCCACCACCCGCTGGGCATGCCGCTTGTTAAGCGCGGGAACTGCACCCACCTCCCTATCTCAAACGTCAAGTCAGACTCTGACGTCTCTACCCTATGCAATCACAATCCGCACAGTTTGCCGTTCTACGTTGAGGAGCAGCCGGCAGACCCGAATCGCGATCCATTTGCATGGTGGGAAGCAGCCTAAGCTACACATCGCATTTCAAATTTTATCGCCTTAAACGGCGTAACCTCAAACACTCGTGGAGAGAATCATGAAAAGAATCGATTGGGACAGAGATCTTACTGAGGAAGAAAAAGCATTTTTAGAACACATGATTGATGGCTTGCCGAACTACATTGCACGGAAAAGGGTTGATGTGTTTCTTGGTGGCTGGTTTGGAAGCAAGACACTGGCAAATGCAGAGACTGCCGGCAACGGCCCGCGCTCTATGATCAAAGGTGGTCGAGATGTTTTATACGAAACTCGTATTCTTGTAGAATGGGCTATCCGTTACTTCGGAATTAAACGAATCGATAACAAGCTACTCCTCGCCCGATCTAAGGCGGCATAATGCTTCTACAGCATCTTGCGTAGCGTCCGGTAATAAGTGTGCATAGCGTTGCGTCATCGTTAGCGTCTTGTGGCGCATCAACTTACGAATGCGATTTAAATCTACCCCGTTCATTGCCATCCAGCTCGCAAACGTATGGCGCAAGCTATGGAACACTATCCGCTGCAAATTACTTGTAGCGTCATCGTTCAAACCCAATTCGTTTACCAGTTCGGAGAACGTATGCGAAATATCTTTTACCTCACCCCACATAGGCGGAACAACGAGCTTCTGCCGCTTATCGCGCTGCTTATTGCGGCGCGTAAGCATTTCACGGACAATAGAATTCATCGGCACGGAACCGCCGGGCTTTCTATCTCTTTCATTCTTGATAGTAATCATGCCGGCAAAGAAATTTATATCTGCCCACTGGAGGCGTTGGACTTCCCCAAGGCGCAGCCCTGCGTACAAGGCAAGCACAATACTGTCATGAACGTCCTGCCAGCCTTGAGCATGCATGGCATTCTTTGTGTTCTCGCAACGGGTAAGGCAAGTGCCGAGCACCAGATCAGCTTCATCATACGTCAAAAAGCGTTCACGTCTGTTCGTAACAACAGGCATCTCAACACGCGCCATTGGCGATTCACCAGTGAACACCGGAATCCCCTCTATGGACGTCATTGCTGCCACGTTGAACACTCTGCGGATAACAGCAAGCACATGCTTTACAGTGCCATCACTAAGGCCATCTTCATACAGCTCATCACGCAGGCGTTCTATGCGGTCTGGCTTAATCATATCGAGAGGCAGATCACCGATACTCGGATGAATGCGCTTCTCTGCGCGCAGTACATCATCACGCCAAGTACGCTTACGCTTCTGCGCCTTTGGCACATAGTGATCATTAAAGAATTGTCTGAAGGTCAGCCGACCCGCCTGAGCCTTTGCGTGCTCAACGGCTTCGGTCTGTATGCGCAAGTCTTCCAGTTCCCTGGCTTCAGTGAGAGTCGTGGGCTTAACACCACGTCTGTAGTTCTGCTGCAGCTCACCAAGAACGCCACTGATCGTGGCAACATTCCATCCCTCAGAAGCCCAGCCGATAGCCTCGGACCGCTCTTTGCCGTCACGATACCAACGCACAACGAAGTACCTATCAGGTCTTCCGCTATGCTTTCGAGTGGCATGCTCTCTGTACTGAAGGCCACGAACATTTGGAACTTTGATATACTTGCTCATTGGTACGGTATAGGTACGGGTTTGAATACGGTCAAGATGATTTCTCGGAACACAAACACAGGTCAACTATCCGTTATTATTGGAGTAGGAAAAATGAAGACACCACAACCGTGCTCAAAACTGTATTCAAAATCCGCCGGCTTTACAGCTGTGGGAGTTCAAGTCTCCCTCTCGGTACCATGTAAAAACAGGCACTTACGTAGAAATACGTGAGTGCCTTTTTTCGTTCCCCACACTCACTCCCCACACTCTTCCCCATAAACTTTAAAAAAGTAGAAAAAAAGTTCTAGTTTCTTCCATCGAGTATAATCACTGGAAAATGGAAGGTTCACATGGAAAGCAATTCTACATACTCCCCCACTCAATTTAATGCATCTATCCGGCTCACTCCCACCAATAATGAAAAGTTATTCCTCTCGTATGCCCTGCTTACTATCCTTTTCGCTCTAGGGTTCTTAACAGGAAACATTCCAAAGAATAACCAGCTCCCTCCCCTCTTAGTTATGTTGGGCATCTCGTTTCTCATCTTTTTGCTGTCCTTTTTCATTTGGATTCTTTGGCAATTTTGTTTTTCTTCAAGAAAGAAAAAAGTAGCTCGACTTGAAGACCCCATTTCTACAAAGGATCTATTAGTCAGATGGAAAGATTTCACGCATGACGAACTTAGGATGCTTTTACTCTATGCAAAATTTCGACGTTACTCTCAAGATCCCCAAAAACAATGGTATGAAATAACTAAATCGTACAACTGCTTCACAACAGGCTCAAAACTTATAGAATCCTTTGCGCAACCCGATAGCTCTCTCAATATGGAAGAAGTCATTGCTTTCGAAACTAGTTCAAATTTCTTTCAAAAAATTGCACCACCACAAACAGAACAAGCTCGCATCATCCAGCTAGAAACTCAGCTCAAAGCAGCAGATCAACGAACTATCGATGTTGCTCATTTCATGCTCAAGGTCGTTAACGATCCATCCCCGATCGAAAAGGTCACGCTTCCTATCTATAAGCTCAAATTTCAAGAGCTTCAAAAAGAAAGAAATATACCCCCAGCGCATAAAGGCGGCCTCTCGCAAAACTTCATCATCAAAGAACTTCGCCCAAAGCTTCCGATGGAATTCTACAACGATAAACACGGTGAAAAGTAGGGATATTGACTTAGCTGGCTACTTAAAAATCAAACTCTGATGTGATTTAAGCAGCTCCATAACCACCGCAACAACCTATTACACCTACCTTTGCTTAAAACACCCTGTACAACGCACAGGGTGTTTTATTTTTTCCTATCTGTTTTAAGTATTCCATTCTAACCATGCTCCCTTAAATCTGTTTCTATTCCATGAAGTTCAGTAACACTCTTTAAAAGGAAAAACGTCTCATGGAAAAATTATTAAGCACAAAAGAAGCAGCACAAATTCTCGGCCTCTCTTCCGGCACACTCGAAGTATGGCGATGCATCGGCAAAGGTCCACGCTATTTCAAAGTAGGTCGCCGTGTTGGCTACAAACAGCCCGATCTTGAGAAATACATCGAATCATGCAGCGTGGTTCCTCTCGAACTCGAAACTCAGCAAGCAAATTCATACTAAAGGAGGCACGCATGAATATTCCAGATACTGAAGGGCGCAAAGTAAGATTCGTTGCCATGCCTTACCAGAAACAGGAGCTGCCTATTTTTCCATGCAAAGGTACTGAACCTTGGGAAACAGAATTTTTCGAGAAAGCAACCTGTGGAATCATTGAACGCTATAAGTGGTTCAAGGGTTTTCCAGATGCAAACCTTGGTTTCGCGACTGGCTTAAATTGCTTCGTCGTTGAAGCCAACTACCCTAACGGTGCTGTTTCCCTCGCACTGCTTGAAAAGCAGTATGCTTTACTTCCAGAAACAGCAGAGGTTCGAATTGGTAGCGGAGCCAGACAGCTATTCTTCTACTGCCCCTGCGACAAACCTATTCAAAGCTCAATCAACCAACTCGGTGAAGGAATAACTGTTTACGGTAAAGGACAGTTCGTACTTCTTCCACCTTCGATCCAGCATAATGATGAACCAAATAAGTGGCGAACTTCAACACCGATTTCTGATGCACCGCGATGGCTCATCGAACTGCTTTCTGTTCTGCTAATCAATAAAGGCTCTTAGCAATGAAAAACAACACGTTTTCTGCTTTCGAGCTTGGACAACAGGTTGGTTATGGAGAACTTTCAGAAGAGGCAGCAAGACAATCTCTGCACGATCAAATGCAACGGCAAAATAGCGGAGAAAATACAGAGCAAACTTTGCTAATAAAACAGTTCGATTCGGGAATGATTTCAGCCCAAAAAGAAGAACAAAAGAATCCATATCGCAACATAGAAGTTAAAGGGTGGCCTAATGCCACCCCAGCTATGTTTCATGGCTTTGCTGGAGAGTTTGCACACTTTGCTACAGAAAAATCTGAAGCTGACCCTGTTGCAGTTCTTGCTACTTTTCTTTGCCGTTTTGGAGTCGAAATCGGGCGAAGCTCGTTCATGCTTGCTGGAGACAAACAGCACGCACGCCTGAATGCTGTTTTGGTTGGGCAAAGTTCCAAAGCGAGAAAAGGCACTTCTGCACGCCCCGTAAAGGAAGTCTTTTCACTCCCTCGCAAAGAATGGACTTGCTGCAGATTCTCTCCCGGCCCTCTTTCAAGTGGTGAAGGATTAGTCTTTGCCGTTCGAGATCCACTGCAAGAATACATCCTCAACAAACAAAAGCAGACCGGACAAGAAATGATGACTGATCCCGGAGTTGACGACAAACGCCTCTTTGTTCTGGATCAAGAATTTGCAAGCGCCCTTTCCTGCACACGGCGTGAAGGAAACACCCTCTCAACGATCGTGCGTGCTCTCTTCGACGGAGACACAATCGAACCGCTGACAAAAACAAGCAAGCTAACTGCAACCGATCCGCATATCGGAATAGTAACCCATGTAACTATTCATGAGCTGCATAAAAAACTTGATGCCACAGAAGCGTTAAACGGCTTTGCTAACCGTTTCTTATGGCTCTGCGTCCGGCGTCCCAAATTAGTTCCATTTCCGGAAGAAATGAACTCTGAAAAGCTTTCAGAATATCAAAAACGCCTAATCAACATTTTAAAAATATCCCAAACACAAGCCAGAATGCGTTTCACTGACAATGCTCGTGAGCTGTGGAGAGCACAGTACCCATCTATCGCCTCAGACCGCCCTGCATTGCTTGGATCTATTCTAAATCGAGCAGAGGCATACATTCGCCGTATTGCTCTCTGTTACGCGCTGTTAGATGAAGCTAAAGCTGTTGACGAAAAACATCTTACAGCAGCCTTTGCTCTTTGGAAGTTTAATGAAGATTCGGCAGCATTCATATTCGGAGGCTTTGAAACTGACCCCGTAGAACGCCGGATCATTGAAGCACTCTCGGATGCTGACGGAAGAATGAATACAACAGCTCTATATAAAGCTTTCGGCAATCACCTATCTAAAGAACGGTTGACGATTGCGATGAACACGCTTTCTGCCTCTCGAAAAATACGCATAGAAGAGATCAAACCAGAGGGTGGCGGCAGACCACGGAAAATATTTCACCTATGCGAAGATTGCGAAGAAACGAATTTACTACAGAACGACTTACGTCAGTAAATTCGTAAATTCGCATTCTTCGCAAGGGAGAGAATAAAAGAAAACATCTGTAGGTGCCGCCGCGTAGTAATGCGTTTTATGTCCTAGCCAGTTTACCCAATGTTGCACATTGGGAACTGGCGAGGGAGCGCGCTCCCTTCGAACCCTCCGGTAAATTGTTTCGAATTCTCCTACATAGTTGAGAGCAACAAATGTCTACAGCACAAGAAAAAAGAACAGCTTGGGTGACTGTACGAGTTACCCAAGCTGAAAAAGAAAAATTCATCGAACAAGCACATACTGAAGAAATGAGTCTTGGCGATTTTATTCGGATGCGCCTTAACGCGCCACGAGTCAGAAAAACAAAAAATGAACGCGCTAAAGTCCTGCAACTAGCGCGTATAGGAAACAACCTTAATCAGCTTGCTCGATGGGCAAACACCTACAAGCAGGAATATGAATCTATGCAGCTGTTACTCCGCCTACAAGACATCAAGGAGCAGCTCAAATGCTTATGAAAGTCTTCAAGCATGGCATTGGTCGAGGTGAAAAAGTCATTGGGTATGTCACTGACTCCAACGTGGAGAAAAGAAAGCATAGTCCTCCCAAAATTCTTCGCGGTGATCCCGATCAAGTCAAAAGACTAATTGATACAACAAGCAGAAAATGGCGCTACACTTCTGGAGTCCTCTCGTGGGCTCCAGAAGATAACGTTACACCAGAAAAGGAAAAGGAACTGATGGACAGTTTCGAGCAACATGCTTTCGCGGGAATTGAGCCAGATCAATATTCCATTCTCTGGGTTCGACATAGCCACACTACCCATCATGAATTGCATTTTGTTATTCCACGTACAGAACTTCGCTCCGACAAAGCACTCAATCCATGTCCACCCGGCTGGGATAAACAATACAACCCTTGGTGCGAACTCTGGAACAGAAGAAATAATTGGGCACGGCCAGACGAGTTAAAACGCACCCGCTTAGTCAGCCCCGGAGCATCCATTGGAAGTTATTGTGATAGCACCGCTGCTGAAATCCGGACTTCGCTGACTGAATCACTTATGCAAGGCGTAGAAGCTGGACTCATAAAAAATAGAACTGACATTATAACCGCCCTCAAACAAGTAGGCTTCACCGTTCCACGGCGAGGCAAAGACTATCTCACCATAGAAATCCCTTCTGATTCACAAACGGCACTACAAAAAAAAAAAAAAACGAATACGCCTAAAAGGAGCTCTCTATGCAAAATCATGGAGCGCAGAAAAACAGCGGATTGAATTTAGCCAATCGATTGAAAAGTCAAATGGACACAGAAGCGCAACAGTCGAAAAAGATAATGCAGCACGTATTCTCAAACTTGAAAGAAGAGTTGCAGCAATCCATGACAGAAGAGCTCAGTTCCATGCAACGCGCTTTAATGACGGAAACAGCAGAATACAAAAAGCTTCAAGACTCAATTTTTCACCAGATGAAAACACAATTGAAACTTCCGGTCATAATTTCGATGACCCTCACCATTCTGATATGCGGGATAATAATCGCCGGCACGTCGACATGGTTCCATCTCGAAAAGAAAAAACTGGTCATCCTACGACAAACGAACAACGAACTCACCCTGAACAATCAGCAACTCGACAAAT from Halodesulfovibrio sp. MK-HDV includes the following:
- the mobC gene encoding plasmid mobilization relaxosome protein MobC codes for the protein MSTAQEKRTAWVTVRVTQAEKEKFIEQAHTEEMSLGDFIRMRLNAPRVRKTKNERAKVLQLARIGNNLNQLARWANTYKQEYESMQLLLRLQDIKEQLKCL
- a CDS encoding relaxase/mobilization nuclease domain-containing protein — protein: MLMKVFKHGIGRGEKVIGYVTDSNVEKRKHSPPKILRGDPDQVKRLIDTTSRKWRYTSGVLSWAPEDNVTPEKEKELMDSFEQHAFAGIEPDQYSILWVRHSHTTHHELHFVIPRTELRSDKALNPCPPGWDKQYNPWCELWNRRNNWARPDELKRTRLVSPGASIGSYCDSTAAEIRTSLTESLMQGVEAGLIKNRTDIITALKQVGFTVPRRGKDYLTIEIPSDSQTALQKKKKTNTPKRSSLCKIMERRKTAD
- a CDS encoding site-specific integrase, with the translated sequence MRWYRDGKERSEAIGWASEGWNVATISGVLGELQQNYRRGVKPTTLTEARELEDLRIQTEAVEHAKAQAGRLTFRQFFNDHYVPKAQKRKRTWRDDVLRAEKRIHPSIGDLPLDMIKPDRIERLRDELYEDGLSDGTVKHVLAVIRRVFNVAAMTSIEGIPVFTGESPMARVEMPVVTNRRERFLTYDEADLVLGTCLTRCENTKNAMHAQGWQDVHDSIVLALYAGLRLGEVQRLQWADINFFAGMITIKNERDRKPGGSVPMNSIVREMLTRRNKQRDKRQKLVVPPMWGEVKDISHTFSELVNELGLNDDATSNLQRIVFHSLRHTFASWMAMNGVDLNRIRKLMRHKTLTMTQRYAHLLPDATQDAVEALCRLRSGEE
- a CDS encoding bifunctional DNA primase/polymerase, giving the protein MNIPDTEGRKVRFVAMPYQKQELPIFPCKGTEPWETEFFEKATCGIIERYKWFKGFPDANLGFATGLNCFVVEANYPNGAVSLALLEKQYALLPETAEVRIGSGARQLFFYCPCDKPIQSSINQLGEGITVYGKGQFVLLPPSIQHNDEPNKWRTSTPISDAPRWLIELLSVLLINKGS
- a CDS encoding DUF3987 domain-containing protein, whose product is MKNNTFSAFELGQQVGYGELSEEAARQSLHDQMQRQNSGENTEQTLLIKQFDSGMISAQKEEQKNPYRNIEVKGWPNATPAMFHGFAGEFAHFATEKSEADPVAVLATFLCRFGVEIGRSSFMLAGDKQHARLNAVLVGQSSKARKGTSARPVKEVFSLPRKEWTCCRFSPGPLSSGEGLVFAVRDPLQEYILNKQKQTGQEMMTDPGVDDKRLFVLDQEFASALSCTRREGNTLSTIVRALFDGDTIEPLTKTSKLTATDPHIGIVTHVTIHELHKKLDATEALNGFANRFLWLCVRRPKLVPFPEEMNSEKLSEYQKRLINILKISQTQARMRFTDNARELWRAQYPSIASDRPALLGSILNRAEAYIRRIALCYALLDEAKAVDEKHLTAAFALWKFNEDSAAFIFGGFETDPVERRIIEALSDADGRMNTTALYKAFGNHLSKERLTIAMNTLSASRKIRIEEIKPEGGGRPRKIFHLCEDCEETNLLQNDLRQ
- a CDS encoding AlpA family transcriptional regulator, producing MEKLLSTKEAAQILGLSSGTLEVWRCIGKGPRYFKVGRRVGYKQPDLEKYIESCSVVPLELETQQANSY